One Silene latifolia isolate original U9 population chromosome 4, ASM4854445v1, whole genome shotgun sequence DNA segment encodes these proteins:
- the LOC141653176 gene encoding 2-hydroxy-palmitic acid dioxygenase MPO1-like → MEIFNLEKHFAFYGAYHSNPINILIHMVFVWPILFSGLMLGFYLPMVFFPNQALFTTIVFSVSYICMDKKAGSLGALLCFLCWFGASNLALHLGWSLTWKVVLAAQLICWTAQFLGHGVFEKRAPALLDNLLQAFLMAPFFVLLEALQFSVGYEPYPGFHAKVKILVDANIKEWQEKKKKC, encoded by the exons ATGGAAATATTTAATCTAGAGAAGCATTTTGCATTCTATGGTGCATATCATAGTAACCCAATTAATATTTTGATACATATGGTGTTTGTTTGGCCAATTTTATTTTCTGGGTTAATGTTAGGGTTTTATTTACCAATGGTGTTCTTCCCTAATCAAGCATTGTTTACAACTATTGTATTTTCTGTATCATATATATGTATGGATAAAAAAGCTGGATCTTTGGGTGCTTTACTGTGTTTTCTTTGCTGGTTTGGAGCTTCTAACCTTGCTCTTCATCTTGGCTGGTCTCTCACTTGGAAG GTTGTTTTAGCCGCTCAACTTATTTGCTGGACCGCTCAGTTCCTTGGTCATGGAGTTTTTGAG AAACGAGCCCCTGCTCTTCTGGACAATCTTCTACAAGCTTTTTTGATGGCTCCATTCTTTGTCTTACTCGAG GCTCTTCAGTTTTCGGTAGGGTATGAGCCGTATCCAGGGTTTCATGCCAAGGTGAAAATTTTGGTGGATGCCAATATTAAAGAATggcaagaaaaaaagaagaaatgcTAG
- the LOC141651187 gene encoding uncharacterized protein LOC141651187 has product MWRGVALVRDWVEETMRELGEKERVLFLVTCWVLWERRNMMIFEEERWDVGTIMRRIRGIIWEMESVQDNEVSRSVVGSRLGSWEPPGSGVSKINTDAGVVEGVGVGLGAVSRNSAGEVEWAVVVQRGAGCAVDMAEAEAILLGLREAIRMQSRNVVIESDCLIVVDDLNRNRRGKSELFVIYEEIRQLSLSFESIVFKHISRNFNKLAHVIAHAMPWFHGRRFWTSVLPAELGVVALSDVSNLI; this is encoded by the coding sequence ATGTGGCGGGGTGTTGCTTTGGTGAGAGACTGGGTGGAGGAGACTATGAGGGAATTGGGGGAGAAGGAGAGGGTGTTGTTCCTTGTTACTTGTTGGGTTTTGTGGGAGAGGAGGAATATGATGATTTTTGAGGAGGAGAGGTGGGATGTGGGGACGATTATGAGGAGAATTAGGGGTATCATATGGGAGATGGAGTCGGTACAGGACAATGAGGTTTCGAGGAGTGTGGTAGGGAGCCGGCTGGGGAGCTGGGAACCGCCGGGAAGTGGAGTGTCTAAAATCAATACAGACGCAGGGGTCGTGGAGGGAGTAGGGGTGGGATTGGGAGCGGTTAGTCGGAACTCGGCGGGTGAGGTGGAGTGGGCTGTGGTGGTGCAACGTGGTGCGGGGTGTGCAGTAGATATGGCGGAGGCTGAAGCGATATTGTTGGGACTACGTGAAGCAATCAGGATGCAGTCAAGAAATGTTGTTATTGAAAGCGATTGTCTGATCGTGGTTGATGATTTGAATAGGAATAGACGTGGTAAGAGTGAATTATTTGTGATATATGAGGAAATAAGACAGCTTAGTTTAAGTTTTGAGTCGATTGTTTTTAAgcatattagtaggaattttaaTAAGTTAGCTCATGTGATAGCTCACGCTATGCCATGGTTTCATGGTAGACGGTTTTGGACGTCGGTTTTGCCAGCTGAGCTTGGTGTTGTAGCTCTCTCTGATGTTAGTAATTTAATATAA